In a single window of the Raphanus sativus cultivar WK10039 chromosome 9, ASM80110v3, whole genome shotgun sequence genome:
- the LOC108828340 gene encoding protein DETOXIFICATION 37 — translation MNSESLENLHRPLIESSKSFIDYRLETVLTDRELPYFRRIYLAMMIEMKFLFHLAAPAIFVYVINNGMSILTRIFAGHVGSSQLAAASLGNSGFNMFTYGLLLGMGSAVETLCGQAHGAHRYDMLGVYLQRSTVVLIITCLPMSLLFFFSEPLLTALGEPEQVASMASVFVYGMIPVIFAYAVNFPIQKFLQAQSIVTPSAYISAATLVIHLVLSWIAVYRLGYGLLALSLIHSLSWWIIVAAQIVYIKMSPRCRRTWEGFSWKAFEGLWSFFRLSAASAVMLCLESWYSQILVLLAGLLKNPELALDSLAICMSISAISFMVSVGFNAAASVRVSNELGAGNPRAAAFSTFVTTGVSLLLAIFEAVVVMSWRNVISYAFTDSPAVAEAVSDLSPFLAITIVLNGVQPVLSGVAVGCGWQAFVAYVNIGCYYVVGIPIGFVLGFTYDMGAKGIWTGMIGGTLMQTIILVIVTFRTDWDKEVEKASSRLDQWEESREPLLKQ, via the exons atgaatTCAGAATCGTTAGAAAATCTCCACCGTCCACTGATTGAATCATCTAAATCGTTCATCGATTACCGGCTCGAGACTGTCTTAACCGACCGAGAACTGCCGTACTTCCGCCGGATCTACCTGGCCATGATGATAGAGATGAAGTTCCTCTTCCACCTCGCCGCTCCCGCGATCTTCGTCTACGTCATCAACAACGGAATGTCCATCCTCACTCGTATCTTCGCTGGCCACGTAGGCAGCTCCCAACTCGCCGCCGCTTCACTAGGAAACAGTGGTTTCAACATGTTCACCTATGGACTTCTG CTTGGTATGGGAAGTGCTGTGGAGACGTTATGTGGACAAGCGCACGGAGCTCATCGCTACGACATGCTCGGCGTCTACCTCCAGAGATCAACGGTGGTTCTCATCATCACCTGTCTCCCCATGtccctcctcttcttcttctccgagcCTCTCCTCACCGCACTCGGCGAGCCGGAGCAAGTCGCGTCGATGGCCTCCGTCTTCGTCTACGGCATGATCCCTGTGATCTTCGCCTACGCGGTCAACTTCCCGATCCAGAAGTTCCTCCAGGCGCAGAGCATCGTCACGCCGAGCGCTTACATCTCCGCCGCAACACTGGTCATCCACCTCGTCCTCTCGTGGATCGCTGTCTACCGACTAGGGTACGGTCTCTTGGCCTTGTCTTTGATCCACAGCTTGTCGTGGTGGATCATAGTCGCGGCTCAGATTGTGTACATCAAGATGAGCCCGAGATGTCGCCGGACTTGGGAAGGTTTTAGCTGGAAAGCTTTTGAAGGTCTTTGGAGCTTTTTCCGGTTATCGGCGGCGTCCGCCGTCATGCTCTGCCTCGAGTCGTGGTATTCGCAGATTCTTGTTTTACTCGCCGGACTTCTCAAGAACCCTGAGCTTGCTTTGGATTCTTTAGCTATATG CATGTCAATTTCTGCAATCTCGTTCATGGTCTCCGTTGGATTCAACGCAGCAGCCAG TGTGAGAGTAAGCAATGAGTTAGGAGCTGGAAACCCAAGAGCGGCTGCGTTTTCAACGTTTGTAACAACAGGAGTATCATTATTGCTAGCGATTTTTGAAGCCGTTGTGGTCATGTCATGGCGAAATGTCATCAGCTATGCGTTTACTGATAGTCCTGCGGTGGCTGAGGCGGTTTCGGATTTATCTCCCTTTTTAGCCATCACTATTGTCCTCAATGGAGTTCAGCCTGTTTTGTCAG GTGTGGCTGTTGGGTGTGGATGGCAAGCATTTGTGGCGTACGTTAACATTGGTTGTTACTACGTTGTGGGAATTCCGATTGGGTTCGTACTTGGTTTCACCTATGATATGGGAGCAAAG GGAATATGGACAGGGATGATTGGTGGCACATTAATGCAAACCATAATCTTAGTTATTGTTACCTTTAGAACTGATTGGGATAAAgag gTGGAGAAAGCTTCAAGCCGATTGGACCAATGGGAAGAGAGCCGGGAGCCGCTTCTGAAGCAATAA